A window from Pseudomonas sp. MRSN 12121 encodes these proteins:
- a CDS encoding fatty acid desaturase — MSSDFLYPQRPANVGRGFHCLAIPLFGVLLVFNTAAIAVILTLSYSLHAGRWLLARLPGVSALSGWLVRAYHRLLQPLADRLLKDPRDEPILAAAISLGLTAGPVFIAQLWLKEISWLLVLLFYACVYGPNIRGFVRSFSAMHQEGHVPGGIFKRSSLLDRWVGNSFLYMFFAIPMGLIPHAAAHLQQHHRENAGPLDVYATARYNHASAWDFAVYMVREVMYQQFMVSPWLYFKSKHKRSQARAMVMGNLVHVGLFVALALYSLPIAVLYMLVPWCASNFLMGVIHWSQHAFYGGQQDPRDWMYNTVTLLETPVNSFNEGYHACHHHWAIGHWSESPALFERLKPELAAAGSMVFRDLSVFDLFVLLMLRRFDTLAHKLDWWEPLDHAGKVRLLRQRVLPAPIAAHERAHQRHLDTPQDAHEPTPARSALGQP, encoded by the coding sequence ATGAGTAGCGATTTTCTCTATCCGCAGCGGCCGGCCAACGTCGGTCGCGGGTTTCACTGCCTGGCCATTCCCCTGTTCGGCGTGCTGCTGGTGTTCAACACCGCGGCCATCGCCGTGATCCTGACCCTGTCCTACAGCCTGCACGCTGGGCGCTGGCTGCTGGCGCGGCTGCCGGGCGTGAGCGCGCTGAGCGGCTGGCTGGTCCGGGCGTATCACCGGTTGTTGCAGCCCCTGGCCGACCGGCTGCTCAAGGACCCGCGCGACGAGCCGATCCTGGCCGCCGCCATCAGCCTGGGCCTGACCGCCGGGCCGGTGTTCATCGCCCAGCTGTGGCTCAAGGAAATCTCCTGGCTGCTGGTGCTGCTGTTCTATGCCTGCGTCTATGGGCCGAACATTCGCGGCTTCGTCCGTTCCTTCAGTGCCATGCACCAGGAAGGCCATGTGCCCGGCGGCATCTTCAAGCGTTCGAGCCTGCTCGATCGCTGGGTCGGCAACTCTTTCCTGTACATGTTCTTCGCCATTCCCATGGGCCTGATCCCCCACGCGGCGGCGCACTTGCAACAGCACCACCGGGAGAACGCCGGGCCGCTGGATGTCTACGCCACCGCGCGCTACAACCACGCCAGCGCCTGGGATTTCGCCGTGTACATGGTGCGCGAGGTGATGTACCAGCAGTTCATGGTCTCGCCCTGGCTGTACTTCAAGAGCAAGCACAAGCGCAGCCAGGCGCGGGCCATGGTCATGGGCAACCTGGTGCACGTCGGGCTGTTCGTCGCGCTGGCGCTCTACAGCCTGCCGATCGCCGTGCTCTACATGCTGGTGCCCTGGTGCGCGAGCAATTTCCTGATGGGCGTCATCCACTGGAGCCAGCATGCCTTCTACGGCGGCCAGCAAGACCCGCGCGACTGGATGTACAACACCGTCACCCTGCTGGAAACCCCGGTCAACAGCTTCAACGAGGGCTACCACGCCTGCCACCACCACTGGGCCATCGGCCACTGGTCGGAGAGCCCGGCGCTGTTCGAACGGCTCAAGCCGGAACTGGCCGCCGCGGGCTCCATGGTGTTTCGCGACCTCAGCGTGTTCGACCTGTTCGTGCTGCTGATGCTGCGTCGCTTCGACACCCTGGCCCACAAGCTGGACTGGTGGGAGCCGCTGGACCACGCCGGGAAAGTCCGGCTGTTGCGCCAGCGGGTGCTGCCGGCGCCCATCGCGGCCCACGAGCGTGCCCATCAACGGCACCTCGACACCCCGCAAGACGCCCATGAACCTACCCCCGCGCGCAGCGCCCTGGGCCAGCCATGA
- a CDS encoding acyl-CoA dehydrogenase family protein: protein MSMHNARNATEKYLPGLLAALRERGLSALEQAEPAELCALFRDYRAAGLIIPETYGGLGASPEETVEILRAIGSLCPSLAVMMTMHHHTIATIVQLGGLIPAAEELLWGITQNQLLIASAFAEGKPGSQIFNASVKARPVEGGFVLDGSKKPCTMSHHMDVIVVGVACEQDDGSVSQGFAVVFSDGSNVTREPFWNARVLRATDSNELVFNGVFVPSERMLLADGADSAEVAATAMETSLNGLSWFQLMVGGSYLGVASALVERLLRKPFADPAQLALLGIELEGAHQALIGTAGELQAQQDTPMNTYNKALCTRFLVQAAIERSTNLSVELLGGMEFIASDEVAYLLAASRAICFHPISRSAATPMLAQFLRESYSV from the coding sequence ATGTCGATGCACAACGCCCGCAACGCCACCGAGAAGTACCTGCCAGGCTTGCTCGCCGCCCTGCGCGAACGTGGCCTGAGCGCCCTGGAACAGGCCGAGCCGGCCGAGCTCTGCGCGCTGTTTCGCGATTACCGCGCCGCCGGCCTGATCATCCCCGAGACCTACGGCGGCCTCGGCGCCTCGCCGGAGGAAACCGTGGAGATCCTGCGGGCCATCGGTTCGCTGTGCCCGTCCCTGGCGGTGATGATGACCATGCACCACCACACCATCGCCACCATCGTGCAACTGGGCGGGCTGATCCCGGCGGCGGAAGAACTGCTGTGGGGCATCACCCAGAACCAGTTGCTGATCGCCTCGGCCTTCGCCGAGGGCAAGCCGGGTTCGCAGATCTTCAACGCCAGCGTCAAGGCGCGGCCGGTGGAGGGCGGCTTCGTCCTCGACGGCAGCAAGAAGCCTTGCACCATGAGCCACCACATGGACGTGATCGTGGTCGGCGTCGCCTGCGAGCAGGACGACGGCAGCGTCAGCCAGGGCTTTGCCGTGGTCTTCTCCGACGGCAGCAACGTCACCCGCGAACCCTTCTGGAACGCCAGGGTACTGCGCGCCACCGACAGCAACGAACTGGTGTTCAACGGCGTGTTCGTGCCCAGCGAGCGCATGCTCCTGGCCGATGGCGCCGACAGCGCGGAGGTGGCCGCCACCGCCATGGAAACCTCGCTCAACGGCCTGAGCTGGTTCCAGCTGATGGTGGGTGGCAGCTACCTGGGCGTGGCTTCGGCACTGGTCGAGCGGCTGTTGCGCAAGCCCTTCGCGGATCCTGCGCAACTGGCCCTGCTGGGCATCGAACTGGAAGGCGCCCACCAGGCGCTGATCGGCACCGCCGGCGAATTGCAGGCCCAGCAGGACACGCCGATGAACACCTACAACAAGGCGCTGTGCACCCGCTTCCTGGTGCAGGCGGCGATCGAGCGCTCGACCAACCTCAGCGTCGAGCTGCTGGGCGGCATGGAGTTCATCGCCTCCGACGAGGTGGCCTACCTGCTGGCGGCCTCCCGGGCGATCTGCTTCCACCCGATCTCCCGCAGCGCCGCCACGCCGATGCTGGCGCAGTTCCTGCGCGAGTCCTACAGCGTCTGA
- a CDS encoding aminotransferase class III-fold pyridoxal phosphate-dependent enzyme, which translates to MADSLLNVTRQELLEFVGLNETVVRAQGTRIETASGQTLIDFVGQFGAVPFGYGAAPVTEAIQAFLASGQPSLIQPLINPAAEALARRLIELAPGTHSKVTFTTSGAETVEAAIKLCRAATQREQVIGTLTGFHGKTQGAVAVTGKAIYREPFQIRAEGFSHVPYGDLQALEEQLKGRRAAAFFVEAVQGEAGMITPPPGYLLAAQQLCRQYGTLFVLDEIQTGLGRTGELFAATAHGLEPDVVLLAKALGGGVAAIGACIYGEQCWSRDFDRHHSSTFAVNGFSATIGLAVLDQLTANDGALLKHAAEQGAYLHAGLSRLVRNYPEVFESLDGRGLMLGLKFRRWSGERLYTLSLASAFGALVPIVCGYLKSRHGVYCLPTLTEGNVLRIQPPLCIERADIDVLLEGLEAVAELVVHDQQHRLILEAHGYAGPRGALSPWSAPGKLRSGGRCLGRFAFLLHPTTAESVNGDSVVDGLGLSAAEKTFMQGWLDDFSEWAKPDLDAGVSYHARRVYNDAGDYVEGWLVGSLLLPRDLMRLSLGKRRKLLANYLDSVAGLEVDFVGLGAYTSVISSAGLDVVNPRFHTTTGNSLTAMVGVDALLSTCANRGAPLAKRLTGVIGAYGSVGRLASLRLGRFCEHLVLLGNAANRGAMDELRLVAGELYRDALLQIQGGHSSGIAKSLVLLLPSLASVEQLLDRDLNDENQLRALFDSVDVLARSKPQAQPPLVITADLASWLPRLEAVLSATSNGSAFIDPVALHHNAIICDCAQPPDIGHATLMLRPDVTVIEGGLIHLPDRGQRFGQQNLTGLPTGVTFSCLAETMVLTMAGLRRDYSIGKRPPLADAEAIFDLARAFGFAPAVEQLIEKAG; encoded by the coding sequence ATGGCTGATTCGCTGCTCAATGTCACCCGCCAGGAACTGCTGGAGTTCGTCGGCCTCAACGAGACGGTGGTGCGTGCCCAGGGCACGCGTATCGAGACCGCCAGCGGCCAGACCCTGATCGACTTCGTCGGCCAGTTCGGCGCGGTGCCTTTCGGTTATGGCGCGGCACCGGTCACCGAGGCGATCCAGGCGTTCCTCGCCAGCGGCCAGCCTTCGCTGATCCAGCCGCTGATCAACCCCGCCGCCGAAGCGTTGGCGCGGCGCCTGATCGAGCTGGCGCCGGGCACGCATTCGAAAGTGACCTTCACCACCAGCGGTGCGGAGACGGTCGAAGCGGCGATCAAGCTGTGCCGCGCCGCGACCCAGCGCGAGCAGGTGATCGGCACCCTGACCGGCTTCCACGGCAAGACCCAGGGCGCGGTGGCGGTCACCGGCAAGGCCATCTATCGCGAGCCGTTCCAGATCCGCGCCGAGGGTTTCAGCCATGTGCCCTATGGCGACCTGCAGGCCCTCGAAGAACAACTCAAGGGCCGTCGCGCCGCGGCCTTTTTCGTCGAGGCGGTGCAGGGCGAGGCGGGCATGATCACGCCGCCGCCCGGCTACCTGCTGGCGGCGCAGCAGCTCTGCCGGCAGTACGGCACGCTGTTCGTGCTCGATGAAATCCAGACCGGCCTGGGGCGCACCGGCGAGCTGTTCGCCGCCACCGCCCACGGCCTGGAACCGGACGTGGTGCTGCTGGCCAAGGCCCTGGGCGGCGGGGTCGCGGCCATCGGTGCGTGCATCTACGGCGAGCAGTGCTGGAGCCGCGATTTCGATCGCCATCACAGTTCCACTTTCGCCGTGAACGGCTTCAGCGCCACCATCGGCCTGGCGGTGCTCGACCAGCTCACGGCCAACGACGGGGCGCTGCTCAAGCACGCGGCAGAGCAGGGCGCCTACCTGCACGCCGGCTTGTCGCGCCTGGTGCGCAACTATCCCGAGGTGTTCGAAAGCCTAGACGGTCGCGGCCTGATGCTCGGCCTGAAATTCCGTCGCTGGAGCGGCGAGCGCCTCTACACCCTGTCCCTGGCCAGTGCCTTCGGCGCCCTGGTGCCGATCGTCTGCGGCTATCTGAAAAGCCGGCATGGGGTGTACTGCCTGCCGACCCTCACCGAAGGCAATGTGCTGCGCATCCAGCCGCCACTGTGCATCGAGCGCGCCGATATCGACGTGCTGCTCGAAGGCCTTGAGGCGGTGGCGGAGTTGGTGGTGCACGACCAGCAACACCGCTTGATCCTCGAGGCCCATGGCTACGCCGGGCCACGGGGCGCCCTGAGCCCCTGGAGCGCGCCCGGCAAACTGCGCAGCGGCGGACGCTGCCTGGGACGCTTCGCCTTCCTGCTGCACCCGACCACCGCCGAGAGCGTCAACGGCGACAGCGTGGTGGACGGCCTGGGGCTGTCGGCGGCGGAAAAGACCTTCATGCAGGGCTGGCTCGACGACTTCTCCGAATGGGCCAAGCCCGACCTCGACGCCGGCGTGTCCTACCACGCGCGGCGGGTCTACAACGATGCCGGCGACTACGTCGAAGGCTGGCTGGTCGGCAGCCTGCTGCTGCCACGCGACCTGATGCGCCTGAGCCTGGGCAAGCGGCGCAAGCTGCTGGCCAACTACCTGGACAGCGTCGCCGGGCTGGAGGTGGATTTCGTCGGGCTGGGGGCCTACACCTCGGTGATTTCCAGCGCCGGCCTGGACGTCGTCAACCCGCGTTTCCACACCACCACCGGCAACAGCCTGACCGCCATGGTCGGCGTCGATGCGTTGCTGAGCACCTGCGCCAACCGCGGCGCGCCGCTGGCCAAGCGCCTGACCGGGGTGATCGGCGCCTACGGTTCGGTGGGGCGCCTGGCCAGCCTGCGCCTGGGACGCTTCTGCGAACACCTGGTGCTGCTCGGCAACGCCGCCAATCGCGGGGCGATGGACGAGCTGCGGCTGGTGGCCGGCGAGCTGTATCGCGATGCCCTGTTGCAGATCCAGGGCGGCCACAGCAGCGGCATCGCCAAGAGCCTGGTGCTGTTGTTACCGAGCCTGGCCAGCGTCGAGCAGTTGCTGGACCGCGACCTGAACGACGAAAACCAGTTGCGCGCGCTGTTCGACAGCGTCGATGTCCTGGCTCGCAGCAAGCCCCAGGCGCAGCCGCCGCTGGTGATCACCGCCGACCTGGCGAGCTGGTTGCCGCGCCTGGAGGCGGTGCTTTCGGCCACCTCCAACGGTTCGGCCTTCATCGACCCGGTGGCGCTGCACCACAACGCGATCATCTGCGACTGCGCGCAGCCGCCGGACATCGGCCACGCCACGCTGATGCTGCGCCCGGACGTCACGGTGATCGAAGGCGGCCTGATCCACCTGCCCGACCGCGGCCAGCGCTTCGGCCAGCAGAACCTCACCGGCCTGCCCACCGGCGTGACCTTCAGCTGCCTGGCCGAAACCATGGTCCTGACCATGGCCGGCCTGCGGCGCGACTACAGCATCGGCAAGCGCCCGCCGCTGGCGGATGCCGAAGCGATTTTCGACCTGGCCCGAGCCTTCGGTTTCGCCCCCGCGGTGGAGCAGTTGATCGAAAAAGCCGGTTAA
- a CDS encoding acyl carrier protein, translated as MHIDEITFAVTETLASLLEVDSGSLDVERSFHEMGVDSVLIVGMSAEFEDRFGISLDPELAYQHDTVRKVSQHLYGVINQGALQALAEVSHG; from the coding sequence GTGCACATAGACGAAATAACCTTTGCCGTGACCGAGACCCTGGCCAGCCTGCTGGAGGTCGATTCCGGGTCGCTGGATGTCGAGCGTTCGTTCCATGAAATGGGCGTCGACTCGGTGCTGATCGTCGGGATGTCCGCCGAGTTCGAGGACCGTTTCGGCATCTCCCTGGACCCCGAGCTGGCCTACCAGCACGACACCGTGCGCAAGGTCAGCCAGCACCTGTACGGCGTCATCAACCAGGGCGCGCTGCAGGCCCTGGCGGAGGTGAGCCATGGCTGA
- a CDS encoding DUF6124 family protein encodes MKKLVPDPPVSLLSARRNPEHDLTNKAVLHSLAKGSGEGLLLQSLGSTAGHAVGRDSLFAVREGVNAEEALVHVSILLKAAEEVSDEITERASGVERGLIWSMIHSVEMARAVVDALLDGSASPRRSP; translated from the coding sequence ATGAAAAAGCTCGTCCCCGATCCACCTGTTTCTCTTCTTTCTGCACGTCGCAATCCAGAACATGACCTGACGAACAAGGCGGTCCTGCATTCCCTGGCCAAGGGTTCGGGGGAGGGGCTTCTCTTGCAGTCCCTGGGCTCCACCGCGGGGCATGCGGTGGGCCGCGATTCGCTGTTTGCCGTGCGCGAGGGCGTCAATGCCGAGGAGGCGCTGGTGCATGTGTCGATCCTGCTCAAGGCGGCCGAGGAGGTCTCCGACGAGATCACCGAACGGGCCAGCGGCGTGGAGCGCGGTCTGATCTGGTCGATGATCCACTCGGTGGAAATGGCGCGCGCCGTGGTGGATGCATTGCTCGACGGGTCGGCAAGCCCCCGCCGCTCCCCGTAG
- a CDS encoding LuxR C-terminal-related transcriptional regulator, protein MTSLSIGPVHAHKPAALLFAQPAFCEPRLELASRPRTVLALPPTDSQQRLQLTSVLNSITSARSIAELTQQTQLALPQILPCENFVFASGRVRAHRVFFSHLIHPDTVSDSLIKAIVGRDGMIPPLGIDPIEHCGRPKFTTVERLGNSADQVWAKIFREHGIRNLGWTLLPGLHRNTFTGYFFHNISATVAHESKMRMMVFAPYLHIALNRALGSKLLRHNPGPNHQLLSVLSGREAEISRWVARGKTNWEIGQILGISDKTVKTHLQNIFFKLQASSRAQIAALFCDE, encoded by the coding sequence ATGACTAGCCTATCGATCGGCCCGGTGCATGCGCACAAACCCGCGGCGCTGCTGTTCGCCCAGCCGGCCTTCTGCGAGCCGCGGCTGGAACTGGCCAGCCGCCCGCGGACGGTGCTGGCGCTGCCGCCCACCGACAGCCAGCAGCGCCTGCAACTGACCAGCGTGCTCAACTCCATCACCTCGGCGCGCAGCATCGCCGAGCTGACGCAGCAGACCCAGCTGGCGCTGCCGCAGATCCTGCCGTGCGAGAACTTCGTGTTCGCCAGCGGCCGGGTCCGCGCGCACCGGGTGTTCTTTTCCCACCTGATCCATCCGGACACGGTGTCCGACAGCCTGATCAAGGCCATCGTCGGCCGCGACGGCATGATCCCGCCGCTGGGCATCGACCCCATCGAGCATTGCGGGCGCCCCAAGTTCACCACGGTGGAGCGCCTGGGCAATTCGGCGGACCAGGTGTGGGCGAAGATCTTTCGCGAACACGGGATCCGCAATCTGGGCTGGACGCTGTTGCCCGGGCTGCACCGCAATACCTTCACCGGCTATTTCTTTCACAACATCTCGGCCACCGTGGCCCATGAAAGCAAGATGCGCATGATGGTCTTTGCGCCCTACCTGCACATCGCCCTGAACCGGGCGCTGGGCAGCAAGCTGCTGCGCCACAACCCGGGGCCGAACCATCAACTGTTATCCGTGCTGTCCGGCCGCGAAGCGGAGATTTCGCGTTGGGTGGCCCGAGGCAAGACCAACTGGGAGATTGGTCAGATCCTCGGCATCAGCGACAAGACCGTGAAGACCCATCTGCAGAACATCTTCTTCAAGCTCCAGGCGTCGAGTCGGGCGCAGATCGCGGCGTTGTTCTGCGACGAGTGA
- a CDS encoding fatty acyl-AMP ligase produces the protein MTTNDHDSDVPYANFSECLQLHAHTIPDRLAYRFLHNGRDEATLITFSELDRAARAAAARLQGHCLAGDRVLILLKPGLDYVIAFMGCLYAGLVAVPAYPPGATKTLDRLDGIVDDCQPTAALASGEDVATIQARLGHAARPLVLDMATLDLALASQWRSVPVTRDDIAFLQYTSGSTGTPNGVAVTHGNLIHNSRSISRGFLTHKDSHLVSWLPPYHDMGLIGGILQSLFVGFGSTLLAPIHFLQRPLRWLQAISTYRGTVSGGPNFAYELCLRKIKDEELAGLDLSCWEVAFNGAEHVRAQTIAAFQARFARAGFASTSAFPCYGLAEGTLMVSAGGSKREPVIRQFHAGLLEDNVARLHDGPGHEAELRLRTLVSSGRGIPGQGPFICDPHTEQPLEDGRVGEICILGDSVASGYWQRPDSTAAAFRPAPPTLGWPRYFRTGDLGFLLDGELFVTGRLKDLIIVNGVNHHPGDIENTVLRTHDSFRPDGTAAFSIDAGDSEQVVIAQEIERRALRSFDLPQLFGELQTRLWQQHQLARPVLLLVFGGSLPRTSSGKIKRQECRKQFEPWLAALDGAAPVEAHPLDKSVVAVQSNGRILRDITLDTQVVQA, from the coding sequence ATGACTACGAACGACCACGATAGCGACGTTCCGTATGCGAATTTTTCGGAATGTCTGCAGCTTCACGCCCATACGATCCCGGACCGACTGGCCTATCGTTTTCTGCACAACGGGCGCGACGAAGCAACCCTGATCACCTTCTCCGAACTGGACCGCGCGGCACGAGCGGCCGCGGCCCGGTTGCAGGGGCATTGCCTGGCGGGGGACCGGGTGCTGATCCTGCTCAAGCCGGGCCTGGACTATGTGATTGCCTTCATGGGCTGCCTGTATGCCGGGCTGGTGGCGGTGCCGGCCTACCCGCCGGGGGCGACCAAGACCCTGGACCGGCTCGACGGCATCGTCGACGACTGCCAGCCCACGGCGGCGCTGGCCAGCGGCGAAGATGTCGCGACCATCCAGGCCCGGCTGGGGCACGCCGCGCGGCCCCTGGTGCTGGACATGGCGACCCTGGACCTGGCGCTGGCCAGCCAGTGGCGCAGCGTGCCGGTGACCCGGGATGACATCGCCTTCTTGCAATACACCTCCGGTTCCACCGGGACGCCCAACGGGGTGGCGGTGACCCACGGCAACCTGATCCACAACTCGCGCAGCATCAGCCGCGGCTTCCTGACCCACAAGGACAGCCACCTGGTGAGCTGGCTGCCGCCGTACCACGACATGGGGCTGATCGGCGGCATCCTGCAGTCGCTGTTCGTCGGCTTCGGCTCGACGCTGCTGGCGCCGATCCACTTCCTGCAACGGCCGCTGCGCTGGTTGCAGGCCATCAGCACCTACCGCGGCACGGTCAGCGGCGGGCCGAACTTCGCCTATGAACTGTGCCTGCGCAAGATCAAGGACGAAGAGCTCGCCGGCCTCGACCTGAGCTGCTGGGAGGTGGCCTTCAACGGCGCCGAACATGTGCGGGCGCAGACCATCGCCGCCTTCCAGGCGCGTTTCGCCCGCGCCGGCTTTGCCAGCACCTCGGCCTTTCCCTGCTACGGGCTGGCCGAGGGCACGCTGATGGTCAGCGCCGGCGGCAGCAAGCGCGAGCCGGTGATCCGCCAGTTCCATGCCGGCCTGCTGGAGGACAACGTGGCGCGCCTGCATGACGGCCCGGGCCACGAGGCCGAGCTGCGCCTGCGCACCCTGGTCAGCAGCGGACGCGGCATTCCGGGGCAGGGGCCGTTCATCTGCGACCCGCACACCGAGCAGCCGCTGGAGGACGGCCGGGTCGGGGAAATTTGCATCCTCGGCGACAGCGTCGCCAGCGGTTACTGGCAGCGCCCGGACAGCACCGCCGCGGCCTTTCGCCCGGCCCCGCCGACGCTTGGCTGGCCGCGCTACTTCCGCACCGGCGACTTGGGGTTCCTGCTCGACGGCGAGCTGTTCGTCACCGGCCGGCTCAAGGACCTGATCATCGTCAATGGCGTCAACCATCACCCCGGCGATATCGAGAACACCGTGCTGCGCACCCATGACAGTTTTCGTCCGGACGGCACCGCGGCCTTCAGCATCGATGCCGGCGACAGCGAGCAGGTGGTGATCGCCCAGGAGATCGAGCGGCGCGCCTTGCGCAGTTTCGACTTGCCGCAGCTGTTCGGCGAATTGCAGACGCGGCTATGGCAACAGCACCAATTGGCGCGGCCGGTGCTGTTGCTGGTATTCGGCGGGTCGTTGCCGCGCACTTCAAGCGGCAAGATCAAGCGCCAGGAATGCCGCAAGCAGTTCGAGCCCTGGCTGGCGGCGCTGGATGGCGCGGCGCCGGTCGAGGCCCATCCCCTGGACAAATCGGTGGTCGCGGTGCAGAGCAATGGCCGGATCCTGCGGGACATCACCCTCGATACGCAGGTCGTGCAAGCATGA
- a CDS encoding amidase, which translates to MSFSEYASFDAVGLADLVKRKQVRPSELLEEAIRRIEAFNPAVNAVVYKAYDKARAQAAAQDNAPATGALHGVPFLLKDILGDCQDLPSTLASRMLQARVMPQDCELVKRFRQAGLVFVGKSNAPEFGILPTTEGAFYGPARNPWNLEYSTGGSSGGAAAAVATGMVPAAHGNDGGGSIRIPASCCGLVGLKPTRARNSLAPDFGELLSGLLDEHVLTRSVRDSAALLDATHGVVPGDPYRAPPMQGRFLDQLEREPGRLRIAFSSTDPAGRPLHPDCIAAVESTARLLESLGHHVEEAAPPLDLQSFAEAFSALWFSGIAFAVELMSLQLGRGPLPGELENLTQAVHRRGLGVSAVEYQMSELVLQQVGREMARFHQTYDCWLTPTLARPPLRNGVVDIHSSDLENTYGPLIDYSPFTAIHNASGQPAISLPLHWNAEGLPIGLMFSAGFGEEALLFRLAGQLEQARPWKDRRPPLFLQHRPHEAVIG; encoded by the coding sequence ATGTCTTTTAGCGAATACGCCAGCTTCGATGCGGTCGGCCTGGCCGATCTGGTCAAAAGAAAGCAAGTACGCCCCTCCGAATTGCTCGAGGAAGCCATACGCCGCATCGAGGCCTTCAACCCGGCGGTCAACGCCGTGGTCTACAAGGCCTACGACAAGGCCCGGGCCCAGGCCGCCGCCCAGGACAACGCACCCGCCACGGGCGCGCTGCACGGCGTGCCGTTCCTGCTCAAGGACATCCTCGGCGACTGCCAGGACCTGCCCTCGACCCTGGCCTCGCGCATGTTGCAAGCGCGGGTCATGCCCCAGGACTGCGAGCTGGTGAAACGCTTTCGCCAGGCCGGGCTGGTATTCGTCGGCAAGAGCAATGCCCCGGAATTCGGCATCCTGCCGACCACCGAAGGCGCCTTCTACGGCCCGGCGCGCAACCCGTGGAACCTGGAATATTCCACCGGCGGCTCCAGCGGTGGCGCCGCCGCGGCGGTAGCCACCGGCATGGTGCCGGCGGCGCACGGCAACGACGGTGGCGGCTCGATCCGCATTCCCGCATCCTGCTGCGGGCTGGTCGGCCTCAAGCCGACCCGGGCGCGCAATTCCCTGGCCCCGGACTTCGGCGAACTGCTCAGCGGCCTGCTGGACGAACATGTGCTGACCCGCAGCGTGCGCGACAGCGCCGCCCTGCTGGACGCCACCCACGGCGTGGTGCCGGGCGACCCGTACCGCGCGCCGCCCATGCAAGGGCGCTTTCTCGACCAGCTCGAGCGTGAACCCGGGCGCCTGCGCATCGCCTTCTCCAGCACCGACCCGGCCGGGCGGCCGCTGCACCCCGACTGCATCGCCGCGGTGGAAAGCACCGCGCGCCTGCTCGAATCCCTCGGCCACCATGTGGAAGAAGCCGCGCCGCCACTGGACCTGCAAAGCTTCGCCGAAGCCTTCAGCGCCCTGTGGTTCTCTGGCATCGCCTTCGCCGTGGAACTGATGAGCCTGCAACTGGGGCGCGGGCCGCTGCCCGGCGAACTGGAAAACCTGACCCAGGCCGTGCATCGACGCGGCCTCGGGGTCAGCGCGGTGGAGTACCAGATGTCCGAACTGGTGCTGCAACAGGTGGGCCGGGAAATGGCGCGTTTCCACCAGACCTACGATTGCTGGCTGACCCCGACCCTGGCCCGGCCGCCGCTGCGCAACGGGGTGGTGGATATCCATTCCAGCGACCTGGAAAACACCTACGGCCCGCTGATCGACTACAGCCCCTTCACCGCCATCCACAACGCTTCCGGGCAACCGGCGATTTCCCTGCCGCTGCACTGGAACGCCGAGGGCCTGCCGATCGGCCTGATGTTCAGCGCGGGCTTCGGCGAGGAAGCCCTGCTGTTCCGCCTGGCCGGCCAGCTGGAGCAGGCGCGGCCCTGGAAGGACCGGCGCCCGCCGCTGTTCCTGCAACATCGCCCGCACGAAGCGGTCATCGGCTAA